The window GCTCCACATGCGGAAGTTCAAGGACGGCGACGCGATCTACCTCGAGCCGTGGCGGGCGCGCGCCTTCCCGATCATCCGCGATCTCGTCGCGGATCGCGGGGCGCTGGACAAGCTGATCCAGGCGGCCGGGTACGTTTCCTGTCACACGGGCGGGGTTCCCGACGCGAACGCGATACCGATCTCGAAGCCCGATTCCGACTACGCGATGGACGCGGCGGAGTGCATCGGCTGCGGGGCGTGCGTGGCCGCGTGCCCCAACGGCGCGGCGATGCTCTTCGCCGGGGCGAAGGTGGCCCAGTTCGCGGCCCTGCCCCAGGGCCAGGTGGAGGCGCCCGAGCGCGTCGCCGCCATGATCAACGCGATGCGGGAGTGCGGCTTCGGGAACTGCACGAACCATTACGAGTGCCAGGCGGTGTGCCCGA is drawn from bacterium and contains these coding sequences:
- a CDS encoding succinate dehydrogenase/fumarate reductase iron-sulfur subunit, whose translation is MSVKLIVWRQKGPNEPGRFETHVAKGITEHHSFLEMLDVVNEELIHQGKDPIAFDHDCREGICGTCSAVVNGVPHGGQKRTTLCQLHMRKFKDGDAIYLEPWRARAFPIIRDLVADRGALDKLIQAAGYVSCHTGGVPDANAIPISKPDSDYAMDAAECIGCGACVAACPNGAAMLFAGAKVAQFAALPQGQVEAPERVAAMINAMRECGFGNCTNHYECQAVCPKDVDVKFIARLNREFHKALFKAKAGSFVPVGE